The sequence below is a genomic window from Nitrospira sp..
ATGCCTTCGATCGATCAAATTCCGGTGCAGTTTTGGCGTTAAAACTGTCCTCTGTCCATAAGGGAATCGCGATAACAGAATCTTCACCCAGCCTGGTCTGTGCCATGAGAGTTCGATGTATGCCAGGCTCGTCTTCATCGTAGAGCACGAATCTCGTCGGATCGTTCCATGATGCGTCGTCAGGTAAACCGATGATGGCCTGATTCGCCTGCCCTGTATGCGCGATGGTCTTTCCGTCACTCGTCATCAAGGCTTTATCCAATCGTCCCTGTACGGACTCAGGCACACCAACCTGCTCCTCGTATACTGCCTGCACGAGCGCGTCGATCTCATCCGGTAACGTGACTTGCGGCTTCCCTCGCAATAGGCTCCACGTACGTAACAGAACGTCCTCACGATAGACAGCTCCCCACCAAAGAGGTTTTCCGAACGAGGGAGGTGTGTCGTCGGCAAGTCCCGCAATCAAAAGCAGCGGTTCGGACACGGGCCTAGACGTTCGTGCGTGTCTCCACAAACGCCCTGCGCGTTGGAGTATAAGATCAATGGGCGCAAGGTCAGTCGTTATCACATCGAAATCCAAATCAAGACTCTGCTCTGCAACTTGAGTGGCAATCAGAATCTTTCTACCAGTCCGATGAGCAGATCCCCCAAAGGTCTCTAGTGCCTGCTCCTCTCGTCTCTGGCGTCTATCCGCGGGAAAACGAGCGTGAAAGAGGAACACTTCTGTTCCGTCTGACAGCCGCTTGCCGACACGTAGGCCATTACGATCCAAAGTCTGGCCATCTGGAAACAGCCGGTATAACTCTTGAGCTCGCTGCACAGTATTAAGCAACGCCAGGCCTGCTCCACCTTGGACAAGACATGCCTCCAGCGCAGCCCGCATCTCGGATAAGTCTGGGGTGATGGACTGCAATTGCACTATCCGGCGACGCGCTGGATCTGTCTGAAAATGCTTTTGGCGTACTTTCTGACCTTGTTGGAAGATAGACAGACGCGGGTATTCCGGATCTTGCCCAGACAACGTGTTACCCACAGCCGTTGCCAGCTTTTGACGAATCGAGGGCGGCAGGGTCGCGGACAGAAGAACGACGGATGATCCAAGTGCTAGCAACCAGCGCACGAGGTGGATGAGAAGTGTGCCCGTATACGCATCATACGCATGGATTTCATCGAAGACGACCACCCGGTTCGCAAGACCCCAGAGACGGACGAAATTGTGTCGGACCGGCAGAATGGGTAACAGGGCCTGATCCACCGTTCCCACTCCGTATTCGGAAAGCAGCGCCCGTTTCTTATTCGTGAACCATTCTCCAGCACGAACCTGCCCCTCCTTCTCGTCCCATATGCCGGATACCTTCAAGCTCTGGAAGGAATCGTTGACTAATGCCCCACCATGTACGAGTTGTAGATCGAGACTTCGCTTTGCCCCTTGATTGCTTAAGAAGCTAAGCGTTCGGTTGAACATGGCGTTACCGGTCGCCTTGGTCGGCAATGCGATGTATAAGCCGCGATGTCCAAATCGCCGCTGAAGTTCAAGATGAGCGAAGAGCGCAGCCTCGGTTTTCCCCTCACCCATCGGAGCCTCCAGCAGCAGAATAGCCGGAGCCGTCAACTCGCTGAGAGCTTCGACAACTGCCTGTTGCAATGGGCGCGGCACAAAGCCAAACACATCCGTGAAGGATTTTGTCTTTTGGGCTAGAGGGATTCTGAACTCCCATCCGATTGCATTCAGGGCCCAGTCGGCAGAGGCTCTGCGCTCTTGAAACCAGGCCTTCAAATCTCGGCAGTTCTCTGGGCTACCGAATTTGAACCAGTCTTCGTTCGACCCGATCCAGTCGGCAAAACTCGTGAGCCCCGCCAACAGCATAAAGTCAGGACCGGATAACTGCGCCTTGATGGGAACCGCCGTAGGGCTTAGAACCTCCACAAGCGCTTCAATGAGTCCACGGCGCCCATCACTCCAATCGGCTTTTCCCATAGCCCGCCTGTCACCCATCAGGTGATCAAGAACGCTTGGAGCAGCTCGCTCTCCATGATGGCATCCCACCGCATCCGCCACCAATTCTGCCAATTCCTCTGGCCATCCCTGTTCCTGTAGCCAAGCTGACAATTCAATCTGGCTAACAAAGGCGTGGTTGATGTCGGTGTTTGGACTTCTCCCTGCATCCAAGTTGGATAAATTCTTCCACTTGCATTGGAACCCTGGACAAGCTTTCCCCAAGTCATGGCAGGCGATCAAAAGCAACAGCCAGGGTCTGGCCTGCTCCCACTCTAATCCCAAGACTTCTGCCATTCTTGTGCGAGTCGATTTAGGTTCGCGCGCCAGAATGGCTTCCGCACTTGCGGCCACATCTAGCATATGGAGAATGAGCGGGTGCCATCGGCCGTCATCGCTACGAGAGGTTTTCGCCCAGAGATTTACTAACGTCTGGTTCATCGCTTATTCAAAGGAATCTGGTTTTGGCTATCCACCGCGCGCACATGGGCAAGACAGTCGCTCATGGTCAGATCACGAAGTTAGATTTGGGAATCCACCGATGGTTCAGGTGGGCGTACCGGGATCATACAACCGCTCTTTCGTATCTGAAAGAACAATGACGGTATTTGTCGGTTGAAAGAATGTAGATTGCGGAATACGTTCAACCCTAATTCAACGTGGCACCCACGACCCCATAGCCTTCCTCCGTTCTTAAATGCTGCGGCACCTCATCGCCTTCTCTTTTCTATTTCCCCATCCAACGACCCAAATGGCACACTCCTTCGCCGGCTTTGCCTTTGCATCCTCTTCCTGTACAATCGCCCCATGGCGTTCGATCCCGCCAATCCGCCCATTTGGCTGCGCAAACTGCATGTGAGCGCGGCGCAGATCAGTTCTCATGACTACGCAGCCACGCCTGAACAAGGCATCGTGGAGTGCTGTCGGCTCTCCGATGCCATGCAACGATGGTCGAAGGCCTGTGCCCAGGCACTGGGACTGTCGCCCCTCCCGTGCCCTCCTCCCTTCGACAACCCCTTCCGCCGCATGTCACCGATCGACCGAGCCACCGCCCTGTCGCGCAAGGCCGATGTCGCCCGCTAGCCACGACTCGCTCGCCGATTATCTTCACGCCATTGTCGCAGCCCTCCCACCATCGAGCCCGTATTGTCTCGTCGGCGCGCTGGCCGTCAATGCATGGGGCCGTCTTCGCGCCACCAACGATATTGACCTGCTCGTACTCGCCGACGTGCCCGCTCGCACCGAACTGATCGATGCGTTGCGTGCTCACGAGTTTCGGATCGACGAGACCTGGCTGGAGCACAATCCGATGGCCAAGGATATCGTGATGCGTCTGACTCATCGTTCTTACCCTACGATTCCTCTGGACCTTCTCTTCGCGAACGATCCCCAGTCCCAATCGGCGCTTGCTCGCAGACAGGCGCTGCAGCTTCTCGGCGTCTCCCTGTATGTCTGCAGTCCGGAAGACCTGATTCTCCTGAAGCTCAAGGCCGGCCGTCCTCATGATTTTGAAGATGTGCTGGGCATCATCAAGAATCCTCACTTGCGCGTCGATCTTGACTACCTCTGGAGCTGGGCTGACCGGCTCGGGCTTCAAGGTGAACTGTCCTATGTGTTCCAGGCAGCCGACACCGGAAGGTAGAGACGCTTGCCTGCCTCGTTTCGGCCATGACCATGTTTTTGTCCCCCGACTCCTCCTTTTATCCAGCGGCCCAAACGGCACGTCGGGATTGTATTTGTTCACCGGATTCAGCGGATTGCCCGGGTGATACTTGCAACTATGTGGGGGTGCGCCTTGCCATCACATGGGGTCGATATCTCCTCGGATTTGCATCATGGGGGCAGCACCTCTCGACCATCCGGGATCCTCATGGTCCGAGCAGAATCAAGGGACATGCCTCAGGGAGCCAGTCCGCCATGATGCGTGGCTCGGCACATCGCACCAGACACGATTGCAAATTGACCACGATTTCTTCCTTCGATATACTGTTATGAAATCGTAGGACGTTTCCATGCCTGTCTCCCAACTCTCTTCAAAGGGTCAGATTCTGATTCCCCGGCAACTTCGACGCAAGCTGGGGTTCAAAGCCGGGGGTAAAGTCCAGTTGACCGAAGAAAGCGGCCGCTTGGTCATTACGCCTGCGGCGGATGATCCTATCGCAGCAGCTACAGGATTTCTCACGGGCAAGTTCTCCCTGACGGACGACCTCCGTCGCGAGCATCGGGAGGAGGCCCGGCGTGAGCAAAAAACTCGTCCTCGATAGTTTTGCGCTGGTAAGCCTCTTCCATAAGGAACCCGGGTGGGAAAAGGTCCGTACCGTTCTGTACGAGCAATAGCGGGCTGGAACCAAAGCCTACTTGAACTGGGTCAATTGGGGCGAATTCTTTTACATCGTCAAACGCAAAGTGGGCGCGGAACGGGCCACGGAATCCCTGCGGCTTCTGGAACAGTTGCCCATTGAACTGGTTCCGGTCGATCTGCCGTTGGTCCGCGAGGCGGCGGAAATCAAAAGTGCCTATGCGGTCTCTTACGCGGATGCGTTCTGTATCGCCACGGCCCGTCGCATCGGAGGAACGGTCCTGACGAGCGACCCTGAATTCCATGCTGTCGAGCATCTGATCACCGTTCGGTGGCTGCGCACCTAAGCGCCTTCCCCTCATCTTCCCCTCCCATCCAACGGTGCAAACGGCACGTCGGGGTTGTACTTGTTCACCGGATTCAGCGGATTGTCCGGATGGTAGCGATTCACCGGATTGAAGGGATTATTCGGATTGTATTGATTGATCGGGTTGGTCGGATTGCCGGGATCGTACCGGTTCACGGAATTGAACGCGCTGTTAGGGTCGTACTTATTGACGGGATTGAGCGGATTATCCGGCTGATATTGATTCACGGGGTTGAAGATATTGTAGTCCCGTTCGTAGCGCCGGTCGAAGCCCATCTCGGCGTGGCTTGTTGTGGTCCACATCAGAACTAGCATGATCAGCAGCCCTGTCGGTCTCATTGTCGCCTCCTTGCCACCAGTTCATCGCGGCCTACTATACCGGACGACTGTGACATCGGAGGTCCCTTCCGAAACAATTTCCTTACCGCACACTTTCTTCTACTCTGGTAAGGGCTTCCGACAGCCAGGTCGGTTCTCGCTCTGAACTGATCATGACATCCAGGGTCTCTACCGATACCGGCGTGCCGTCCGATCACGATCTGGCCAATGCCGGCTTTCCAGTGAGAACGATTGACATCTGCCTCCTCCATGCATACGATACCGGCATATCAAAGAGAGGTGCTGAATGCGTACAACCTTAGATCTCAACGAGAAGCTCATTCGGAAACTTATGGACGTGACTTCCGCCAAAACCAAGACTGACGCGATCCATCAGGCGGCAGCGGAATTGATTCGGAGAAAAAAACTAGATGAGCTCAAGTCTCTGAGCGGCAAGATCCGTCTCGACCTGGATTGGAAAGAGCTGGAACAGACCGAGCTCCACCATCAAGCATCCTTGAAGCGCCGCCGTCATGGTCATCGCTGATACATCCGTCTGGATTCCATTCTTTAATCGTCCAGATTCGCCTCAAAAAGCCACTCTCGATTTACTTATTGACGCCGACGAAGTCGTCCTGGTCGGAGTGGTACTGGCTGAATTGCTCCAGGGTTGCCGCACATCGTCGGAACGGGAGACCCTTTCCGAGGCCTTGCTGGCCTTGCCCTACCATGAAGTGACTGAGTTCATTTGGTCGCAGACAGGTGATCTCTCGGCACAGCTGCTTCGTAGAGGCGTGACCTTGCCGCTGTCGGATCTGATCATCGCCGCCTTGGCTATCGAACACCACTGCCCGGTGTACAGCCTGGATACCCACTTCAAAAAGATTCCAGGTGTGCGTCTGTATTTGCCCGCATCACGCCGATCATTCTCATAGTGCTGAGCCGGAGTTCCTTCGTTGAATAGAGTCAGCCTCTTCCGCAACAGCTACTCGCAGACCGTCGGGACGTACCACCCGGACACCGCTGCCAAAGCTGAGAATCCATCCGACGAGTTCCCGGCTGTCGGCGACAATGATGGTCATCCGTAGCTTGCCGCCCGGCAACCGTTTCAATTGTTGACTCGGATGCCAGACACGATCTTTGACCCAGACAGCCGTCCCTTTCTCGAAAATCAGTTCCACCTCAATGCGCGGTCCACGCATGACGGTGAGCGTATCCTCCACAAAGGCCTCGAAGTCGAAGTGCAGCGGGATTTGATACGGCAACTCAGTGGGCGTCACGGACTTGATCCGCTCGACGGCGAACATGCGCGGCTCGGTGCGAAGATGGCAATAGCCGACGAGATAGAGCCCCCCGGAGGCGTACCAGAGCCGGTAGGGATCGACTTCCCGCCTAGTCACGCGTCCGCGCGAGGCGGACTCGTAGCGCATCTGGATCCGTTTTTTCTCGGCAATGGCATGGGCGACACGCTCGACGACCTCTCGATGACGTTTATATCGCTTATGCGGACCGAGGCCGACGGAAAACGTGCCTTCAAGTTGGTGCACCAACGCAAGCCCTTCCGGCGGCAGCGCTGCCGAGGCTTTACTCAAAGCAGATTGAAGGGAGGCATGCAGGGTGGTGCCTTCGAGCGGGGCAATGAGACGACGACTCAACGTAAGGGCCATGAGTTCTGTCGGTGAGAACCGGAGGGCCGGAGCATGGCGAACCCCGTCGAGGAGCTTCCAACGTGTCCGACCGTCGATCCGCTCGGTCACCAGCGGCCAGCCGGCCGATTCAATGGCATCGAGATCGCGTCGCACCGTGCGTGGATGGCGGACGGCGGAATGGTCGAACCCTTCGGCGAGTTGCTCCAGCGTGAGTCCCTGCCGCGACGCTTCCAGCTTGTTGAGGAGAATGAGCTGTCGGACAGCCTGGTCGTTACGCGGCATCGCCCCTCCCCGTTTGCCAGAGCCCTACGGAGCTGTAAACCACGAATGACGGTATTTCAATGTCAGAGGAAGGGCAAGCGAAAAGGGGTTCCCGATCTCGACACCGCGAAGACTCTCGTCAGATAGAGACATTCAAGAGGCACGGTGCCGCCAACGGTAGAAGCAGCACTCCTGCTCCGGTCATCGCGTGAATCGTCACATCAGGGAAGGACTCAGACCGACCATCACGATTTCTTGATTCGATCGAGGATCAGCGCGGTACAGCCGCCCAACAACCCTCCGCCCATCACCGTCGTCAGCAGCTCTACCAGTTTCAACTCCCACACCGACCCTTGCGCTTGCATGACTTCCCTGATGCCACCTTGCACCATGATGACGGACAACGCCATCGTGGCACCCACGACAAACCACCAGATAAACACGCGTACCGATGCCACGGAAGCCTCACACGTCAGGGTTACGGTCAAACGAACGATACTGAATCGCCTCTGCAATATGCACGGTCTCGATCCTCTCTGAGTCGGCCAGGTCCGCGATCGTCCGTGCGACACGCAGGATACGTCCGTGGGCTCGCGCGGAGAGTCGAAGCTTTGCCATCGCCTGCTCAAGCAACTCTTGAGCGGGCTGATCGATTCCACAATACCGTTTTACCAGCCGCGGCTTCAACTGCGCATTTGCATAGATCCCCTCCGCTCGGTACCGCCGCCGCTGTCGATCGCGCGCCGTCGCGACACGCGATCGGATCGCCGCAGAAGATTCTGCGGCGGGCAGCTCCGTGCGAAGATCTCGAACCGGCACCGGCGGAACATCCAGATGA
It includes:
- a CDS encoding WYL domain-containing transcriptional regulator; protein product: MPRNDQAVRQLILLNKLEASRQGLTLEQLAEGFDHSAVRHPRTVRRDLDAIESAGWPLVTERIDGRTRWKLLDGVRHAPALRFSPTELMALTLSRRLIAPLEGTTLHASLQSALSKASAALPPEGLALVHQLEGTFSVGLGPHKRYKRHREVVERVAHAIAEKKRIQMRYESASRGRVTRREVDPYRLWYASGGLYLVGYCHLRTEPRMFAVERIKSVTPTELPYQIPLHFDFEAFVEDTLTVMRGPRIEVELIFEKGTAVWVKDRVWHPSQQLKRLPGGKLRMTIIVADSRELVGWILSFGSGVRVVRPDGLRVAVAEEADSIQRRNSGSAL
- a CDS encoding type II toxin-antitoxin system VapB family antitoxin, producing MRTTLDLNEKLIRKLMDVTSAKTKTDAIHQAAAELIRRKKLDELKSLSGKIRLDLDWKELEQTELHHQASLKRRRHGHR
- a CDS encoding type II toxin-antitoxin system VapC family toxin; amino-acid sequence: MNWVNWGEFFYIVKRKVGAERATESLRLLEQLPIELVPVDLPLVREAAEIKSAYAVSYADAFCIATARRIGGTVLTSDPEFHAVEHLITVRWLRT
- a CDS encoding PIN domain-containing protein, giving the protein MVIADTSVWIPFFNRPDSPQKATLDLLIDADEVVLVGVVLAELLQGCRTSSERETLSEALLALPYHEVTEFIWSQTGDLSAQLLRRGVTLPLSDLIIAALAIEHHCPVYSLDTHFKKIPGVRLYLPASRRSFS
- the cas3 gene encoding CRISPR-associated helicase Cas3' translates to MNQTLVNLWAKTSRSDDGRWHPLILHMLDVAASAEAILAREPKSTRTRMAEVLGLEWEQARPWLLLLIACHDLGKACPGFQCKWKNLSNLDAGRSPNTDINHAFVSQIELSAWLQEQGWPEELAELVADAVGCHHGERAAPSVLDHLMGDRRAMGKADWSDGRRGLIEALVEVLSPTAVPIKAQLSGPDFMLLAGLTSFADWIGSNEDWFKFGSPENCRDLKAWFQERRASADWALNAIGWEFRIPLAQKTKSFTDVFGFVPRPLQQAVVEALSELTAPAILLLEAPMGEGKTEAALFAHLELQRRFGHRGLYIALPTKATGNAMFNRTLSFLSNQGAKRSLDLQLVHGGALVNDSFQSLKVSGIWDEKEGQVRAGEWFTNKKRALLSEYGVGTVDQALLPILPVRHNFVRLWGLANRVVVFDEIHAYDAYTGTLLIHLVRWLLALGSSVVLLSATLPPSIRQKLATAVGNTLSGQDPEYPRLSIFQQGQKVRQKHFQTDPARRRIVQLQSITPDLSEMRAALEACLVQGGAGLALLNTVQRAQELYRLFPDGQTLDRNGLRVGKRLSDGTEVFLFHARFPADRRQRREEQALETFGGSAHRTGRKILIATQVAEQSLDLDFDVITTDLAPIDLILQRAGRLWRHARTSRPVSEPLLLIAGLADDTPPSFGKPLWWGAVYREDVLLRTWSLLRGKPQVTLPDEIDALVQAVYEEQVGVPESVQGRLDKALMTSDGKTIAHTGQANQAIIGLPDDASWNDPTRFVLYDEDEPGIHRTLMAQTRLGEDSVIAIPLWTEDSFNAKTAPEFDRSKAWFLRGVSLSRPGVVNKLKAMKVPEGWKESPLLRNCFPLQLKPDGRWTADTTVRLDDDLGIVYEPKESE
- a CDS encoding AbrB/MazE/SpoVT family DNA-binding domain-containing protein; translation: MPVSQLSSKGQILIPRQLRRKLGFKAGGKVQLTEESGRLVITPAADDPIAAATGFLTGKFSLTDDLRREHREEARREQKTRPR